From a region of the Betaproteobacteria bacterium genome:
- the pyrR gene encoding bifunctional pyr operon transcriptional regulator/uracil phosphoribosyltransferase PyrR, with protein MTLPDAEALLTVLTEQMRPAVTPETALVGIHTGGVWLARRLHASLGLKPLLGTLDVSFYRDDFERIGLHPQVKPSDIPFDVAGRHIVLVDDVLYTGRTIRAALNELFDYGRPESVRLAALVDRGGRELPICAQFVGAALEVGPGEHLALQQDATNQLSLALVRRAPRA; from the coding sequence ATGACACTGCCTGACGCCGAAGCCCTGCTGACCGTCCTGACCGAGCAGATGCGCCCGGCAGTCACGCCCGAGACGGCGCTGGTCGGCATCCACACCGGCGGAGTATGGCTCGCGCGGCGGCTGCACGCGAGCCTCGGGCTCAAGCCGCTGCTCGGCACGCTCGATGTATCGTTCTACCGCGACGACTTCGAGCGCATCGGGCTGCATCCGCAGGTCAAGCCCTCGGACATCCCGTTCGACGTCGCCGGCCGCCACATCGTGCTGGTGGACGACGTGCTCTACACTGGCCGCACGATCCGCGCGGCGCTGAACGAGCTATTCGACTATGGCCGGCCGGAGAGCGTGCGCCTGGCGGCGCTCGTCGACCGCGGCGGACGCGAGCTGCCGATCTGCGCGCAGTTCGTGGGCGCGGCGCTGGAAGTCGGGCCGGGCGAGCACCTGGCCCTCCAGCAGGACGCAACGAACCAGCTGTCGCTCGCCCTGGTGCGCCGGGCACCGCGGGCCTAG